The DNA window ACGCATAGAGCGCGCGACTGATGTCGTGGGTGAACTGTTCGGCGTCGGAGGGCTTGGCAGCGAGAGTTCCCGACGCAAGACCGACTGCGGCCTTGCGTTGGCTACGCGATCCGGACAGTGCACGTGCGAAGACAGCTTCGGCGATGCCGGTGACCGGCACACCGAGGTCGAGGGCAGCCTTGACCGTCCAGCGGCCTGTGCCCTTCTGCTCGGCAGCATCGACGATCACATCTACGAGCGGCTGGCCGGTCTTCGCGTCGACCTGCTTCAGCACCTCGGCGGTGATCTCGACGAGGTAGCTCTCGAGGTCGCCCGCGTTCCATTCGGTGAACACATCGGCCACCTGCTGCGGTGTGTAGTCGAGTGCGTCACGGAACAGGTTGTAGGCCTCACCGATGAGTTGCATGTCTGCATACTCGATGCCGTTGTGCACCATCTTTACGAAGTGGCCGGATCCGTCCGGACCGATGTGTGTGCAACACGGCGTGCCATCCACCTGTGCTGCAATCGATTCGAGCAACGGGCCGAGCGCCTTGTACGAGTCCACTGGGCCACCGGGCATGATCGACGGCCCGTTCAGCGCCCCCTCCTCGCCTCCGGAGATCCCGGCGCCGACGAAGAGCAGTCCGCGCTGTTTGAGCGACGCTTCGCGGCGAATGGTGTCGGTGTAGAGCGCATTTCCACCATCGATGATGATGTCGCCCTCTTCCATGGCGCCTGCGAGTTCCTCGATTACTGCATCGGTGGGGTCGCCGGCCTTCACCATGATCAACACGCGGCGAGGCTTCTGCAGCGCAGCGACGAACTCTTCGATCGTCTCGGTGCGAATGAACTTCCCTTCGCTACCGTGCTCCGCCAAGAGAGCATCGGTTTTGGCGATGCTGCGGTTGTGCAGCGCAACAGTGTGCCCGTTGCGCGCGAAGTTCCTGGCGATGTTCGAACCCATCACAGCGAGTCCGGTGACACCGATCTGGGCAAGTTCTGACGAATCCACTCCTGAAGTCATGGGTACAGCTTTCCTTGCGGAGCGAGTGAATGAAAGTTGGGGGCCGCATTTCGTGTACGGACTCGACAGAACGAGACCGGGGCGTCGTCTCGAATTCGGAACGACGCCCCGGTCTCGGGTCGGTACTACTTCACATCAGCAAGCGTCGAGCTTCAGCGATTGCGGGCAGGCCCGTCGAATCCGTCGTACTCGCGACGATCGGTGCGGCTACGAAAGCCACCCGACCTGGTGTCCTCACGCACGACTGCGGACTGACGACGGTCGTCGCTGCCTTGGTAGCCGCCGGTGCGGGGACGGTCGCCCTGGTAGCCGCCGGTGCGGGGACGGTCACCTTGGTAGCCGCCGGTGCGGGGACGGTCACCTTGGTAGCCGCCGGTGCGGGGACGGTCACCTTGGTAGCCGCCGGTGCGGGGACGGTCACCTTGGTAGCCGCCGGTGCGGGGACGGTCACCTTGGTAGCCGCCGGTGCGGGGACGGTCACCTTGGTAGCCGCCGGTGCGGGGACGGTCACCCTGGTAGCCGCCGGTGCGGGGACGGCTGTCGCGACGATCGCGTGGAGCCGAGCTTTCCGCTCGCAACGGCTCACCCGTCGGCTTCTTGGCCCCGGTGATGCTGGACAGCTCTGCCGAGCCGGACGCGACATTCACCGAAGTTGCTTTGACGCCGGCCATTCCAGTTAATTTCTGGACCTGGCGACGCTGATTGGGCAGAACGATTGCGACGACGGTGCCTTTTTCGCCTGCGCGGGCCGTGCGACCCGCGCGGTGCAGGTAGTCCTTGTGATCGGCTGGCGGATCGACGTGGACGACGAGATCGATTCCGTCGACGTGGATTCCGCGGGCGGCGACATCTGTCGCAACGAGAACAGGTGTGCGGCCGTTCTTGAATCGCTCCAGGACCCGGGTGCGCTGGTTCTGAGCTTTGCCGCCGTGCAGCGACTCTGCAGCGATACCGAGGGCGCGAAGGCGGTCTGTGATTCCGTCGCAGCCGAGCTTGGTGCGTGCGAACATGATCGTGCGGCCGTCGCGTGCTCCGATTTCGGACAGGACGACGTCTTTCTGACCACGGTCGACCATCAACATGTAGTGGTCCATCGTCCGCACGCTTGCCTTGCCGTCCTGCGTGGAGTGTTCCACGTGGTCCGGCAGGAACTGACGTACGAGCGACTGAACTTCCCGATCGAGGGTGGCAGAGAACAGCATCCGCTGCCCGTCTGCCGGTGTGTCGGCAAGCACTGCGCGGACCTCGGGAAGGAATCCCATGTCGGCCATCTGGTCTGCTTCGTCCAGCGCGGTGATCTCGATCGAATCGAGCACGCAAGTTCCCTGGCGCAGGTGGTCTGCCAACCGACCGGGCGTTGCGACGAGAACGTCGACGCCGCGGCGAAGCTGCTCGACCTGCTTGTTGAACGGAGTGCCACCGACCGCTGCGCGAACGGTCAGCCCCTGAGCGCCTGCGTAGGGGGCCAGGGATTCGACGACCTGGAACGCGAGTTCACGAGTCGGTACGAGAACGAGCGCACGAGGGCGTTTGGCTGCCGGGCGGTCAGTGTGCAAAGCCAAGCGAGCGAGGATCGGCAGGCCGAAGGCCAGAGTCTTGCCGGACCCCGTCTGCGCGCGACCGAGGACGTTCTTGCCCGCGATGGCGTCGGGAAGCGCCTTCGCCTGGATGGGCGAAGGAACGGTGATGGAATTTCGAGCCAATGCGGCGACGACCGGTTCTGGTAGACCGAGTTCGGCAAAGGTCACCACGGGCGAATCGCTTACGGCGTCCGTGGTGGCAGGGGTGGATGTACTAGTCGAGACAGCGTGAGTCACGCAGTTGAACCTCTCCGGATTACGGGCACGCCACGAAGCTACAGCTGGGGAAACACCCGCGAGAGGGGCACAAACAACAGCTAGAACACATATATGACGAGCCAGGGCACTGTCACCTGGCCATCCGTGCGCGTGGAAAACACTGCGCATAGTGGGGCTGTTTGTGCCTTTTCGAATTTCTAGGCCGCAATGGCGACCGTGTTCGAGTGTACGTCACGAGGCTTCGATTCACCGCTTCGAACAGGTGTGAGCTGGCCTACTCGTCAGCCGTGGCTCATCAGACGTTTCAGTTCTTCCAGCCACGGCATGGCGACGAAGATAGTGGGCACGACCAGAATTATCGCGGCCGCGCCGTACGCGGCGACACTGGTTCGGAGATCGACGCGGGGACCGCTCAACCGCTGGACGCGGATCAGCGTGCTCGGCCCACCGGCGGCCAGCGCGCCTCGGGGTGCAGTCGAGCCTGCGCAGGTGACCAATGCTCTGGCGAGAGGGGTCGGCCCGGTCACCTTGACTGCGGAATCGTCGGCTAGCAGCTCGACGAGAAGCTGCACGCTGCCCAGCGCCGACTTGCTACGAACGATGCGAGGAAACGCTTCGTTCACCGCGGTGAACGCTTCGAGGACCAAGTCGTGTCGTGAGCGGAGATGAGAACGCTCGTGGCTGAGGATTGCTTTCAGCTCGGCGCGGCTGAGATTGGTCAGTACTCCTTCGCTCAGCACCACCCGTTGGCGCAGGCCCGGTAGGCAGTACGCAATGGGTTCGACTGCGTCGAGCACGCGTATGTCGGCGTCACGCACACCGGGGAACGGCCGGCCGGTGCTGCTGCTTCGGTCGAGTAGATCCACGAGCACACGGTGCCGTGCGCGTCGACGCCGCGTTCGTATCGCCACCTGGACGACGGAGAACATGAGTTTGGCGCCGATCCCGAGCGTGATGGCGAGCACGACCACGTACAAGATCCACAACGGCAGACCGAGGGCCTCGATTTCGTCGGTCGGTGCCGTCGTCGGCTTTCCGTCCGGGCCTGGGACTAGCAACAGACCGCCGATTGCCAGACCGGAGCTGAACGCGGAGAACACAGCGGCGACAGCGATCGCCTGCCACAGCACGAGCGCCGCTCGAGGCGCACGATACGGCCAGGTGGCATGGCTCAGAACAGCAGGAACTGGCCCCGTCAACAGCAGGGCAAGTACTGCGAATACCAGCGCTGTGGTGGAGTTCATTTCCTCACTAACCGCGGGCAGGAATCAGTCGGATTGTCGATCTTCGTTCGGAGACGACGGGTGTCCGCCCGATTGTGCCACTTCCAAGGCTGCAAGAGCTTCTCGGAGCGCCGCAGCTTCGTCTGCACCCACCTGTCCGACGAAGTGGACCAGTGCGGCTGCGCGGCCTCCGGACTCCGGCGCCTGGGACAGCGCGTCGACCATCAGGCTCGCAACGAGTTCGTCGCGGCTGTGCAGCGGGACGTACCGGTGCGCGCGATCGTCTCGCTGTTGAACGACGAGCTGCTTCTTGGCGAGCCGTTGGAGAACGGTCATAACTGTGGTGTACGCGAGTTCTCGATGGGCGGCGAGCGCCTCGTGGACCTGCCGCACCGTCTGTGGTTCCGAGGAATCCCACAGATGATCCATCACTGCACGCTCGAGTTCGCCTAGACCAGCCATTCCACCGAGTCTACGGCCAGTCCGACACAAATGCGTACTACTCCCGGTAGTACGGGCATCCTGGGCGTGTGGGATCGGTCATACACACCCGGAGGGTGACTTTGAGATCCAGATCGCACGCCTTGCATCGATCCGAGCGGTTCTGTGCATATTCTGCTTTCATGCCATTGCGAAGACGGTCGGGAGGTCACCGTTGAACTGGGTCGTGTCGCTGTCCCTGGTCAGTGATACGACCTCGTGGGTCACGGTGTTTCTCGGCCTGCTCGGCGCCATCTGGCTGGTGATCTGTTCGAAGCGCTGGTATCTGCTTCGGGCTCTGCCGATATGCATCGCGCTGGCAACTGTCCTCGCAATGGCCCTGTATTTCATCGTGGAAAAGGTGTGGCGGCCGTTTCCAGATCCCATCGAACCCGAAATTTATGCCTGGATCGGCGTTGCGCTCGGCGCAGTGGCGTTGGTCGTGCCGAGAGTGATGGCGTCCGGCCGCACCTTGACGAAGGTTGTTTCCGTCGTCGCAGCGATTCTGGTGGTGGTGGCCGCCTCGGCGCAGATAAACCTGGTGTTCTCGGCGTACCCGACGCTCGGCACGCTCGTCGGTGTCGAGGATGTCGATCGTGTCGACCTGGGTGAACTGCCGGGTCCGCAGTCCGACCCGGTGACGGGGGACCCCCTCGATTCCGCATGGTCAGCGCCGGAATCGATGCCTACCGAGGGCAAATTGACCTCGGTTTCCATTCCACCGACGGCTTCGGGTTTCTCCGCTCGCCCGGCCGAGGTGTACCTCCCTCCGGCGTACTTCACCGATCCCCGCCCATTACTACCGGTGCTCGTGTTGCTTGCCGGTCAGCCCGGCGAACCAGAAGACTGGCTGAACGGCGGCATGCTTGCCAACACCATGGACGCATTCGCGCGTGATCACGCGGGCTTGGCCCCGGTAGTGGTCGTCGCGGACGGGACCGGGTCCACACTCGCAAATCCGCTCTGCGTGGACTCTCCGCTCGGCAACGTCGACACCTATCTGTCGAAGGACGTGCCGGACTGGATCAATTCGACCCTGCAGGTCAACCCGGACCGGCGGAGTTGGATCATCGGTGGGCTCTCCTACGGGGGGACCTGTTCCATTCAACTGGCCACCAACCACCCCGACGTCTACCCGACCTTCCTCGATCTATCGGGGCAGGCCGAGCCCACTCTCGGTGATCGCGGACGCACGGTGGCGGACGCGTTCGGTGGCAACGACGCCGCTTTCGTCGCGGTCAACCCGATGGACCTGCTGAAAACGAAGAAGTACCCGAATTCGGGGGGTGCGTTCGTCGTCGGTGCGGACGACAACGACTACCGACCCGGCCAGCAGGCGATGTACAACGCCGCCAAGGCCGCCGGAATGGATGTGCGGTATCTCGAGGTACCAGGCGGACACAGTTTCGCTGTCTGGTCCGAGGGTCTGAAACAAGAATTGCCCTGGCTGATGCAGAGAGTGGGATTGATCTCGTGAACGAGACCGTCGAAGAAATTGCCCCGGTCGAGCCGTCCGAGCCATCGTGGTTCGACAAGCGGCGGGAGCGGATCGCCCACGGATGGCGCACAGCGGTTCGGCAGATGGTGCGCTTGTGGTCGCTGATCGTGTTCGGGGTCAAGGGCGCACCGGTGAGCATAGGTTTGCTGATCCTTGTGCTTGGCCTCGGGATCCTCGCATTGGTAGTAGGTGGCGGCACTCTGCACCGCGAGTTCGCGCTCGGAATCATGCCGATCGAGGAACTTCGGCTGTGGACGGTCCTCACCGCCGGTCTCTTCGCGCCCGGTGTTCTCGGCTACGTGGTTTTCGTTCTCGCTGTGTTCGTGGCGGCGGCGCCGATCGAGCGCAGAATCGGATCTGCGAAGTTCGCGCTGTCGGCGGTACTTACCCAGGCACTCGGCGCGGTGCTCGGACTCGGCATCGCCGCACTGGCAAAATTGTTCGATGCCGATTGGGGATTTCGTCTGCACGTTGGAACCGCGATCGGACCGACGACCTGGATCGTCGGGGTGGTCATGGTGGCGAGCGCGCGAATGGATACGTTGTGGCGCCGAAGGATCCGGGTCGGGTTGCTCGCGCTGCTGATCACCTCGGCGCTGTTCAGTGGGCATCTGCAGGATGTCGTCAGACTTGCTGCCGCAGTCGTAGGACTCCTTCTCGGCCCGACCATCGTCGGCCGGTCGGCCCGGGGACCGCGCTTGGCTGGAACGCAACGAGAGGGTCGTGTTCTGGTGGCACTCGTCGTTGCGGCGAGCGCTCTCGGACCGGTGCTGGCCGCGCTGAGCCCGGACGCGGTCGGTCCGTTCGCGGTTCTTCGAGATGTGGTGAGCGGCGTTCCGTATACAGCAGCGGAGGTTCGCGAAATCTGTGCGGATTCTGCAACTGATCCCGAGTGCAGAACCGGTCTTCTCGAACTGCGATTGGGAGGCGTCGGACCGACGATCCTGTCGCTGATGCCGTCGATTCTCCTCCTGTTTCTGGCGGATGGGTTGCGCCGCGGGCGCCGGTTCGCATGGGGCGCGACGGTTTTCGCACAGGTCGTGCTGCTCATCGTGTCGATCGCCAACTACGCCATCCGGTTCATCGAAGCAGGGGACGACGAATCCGTTTTCTACGGACTGGAATCGCCGACGGCGTATCGGACGATCGTGCCGTTCTTACTTCCACTCGCAGTCCTCGTCCTGCTCGTGCTGACCCGCAAGTACTTCGACGTAACGGCACCGCGAGGAACATATCGAAAGTTCTCGGCGTACGTCGCTGGATCGCTGGTGGGTCTCGGAGTCCTGTACGTGCTCGGTGGGCTTGTCGGGCGTGCAGGGTTCGATGAAGAGCCGACCGTTCTCGGTCTCGTGGCCGATTTTCCGCAACGCCTGATCCCGCCCGTGTATCTGCAGTGGCTCGAGCCCCGCTTTCTTCCCGACAGCATCTTCACGACTCTGCTGTTCGAGTGGACCGGCGTGATCTTCTGGGCTGCACTCTGTCTGTTGGTGCTGGGGACCTTCCTGACGCCGAATGCAGGCACCGACAGCGACGCCGCCGAACGCGCGCGCTCGGTACTGATGTCGAGCACGGGCAGTGCACTGTCGTGGATGACCACTTGGAAGGGCAACTCGTACTGGTTCTCGGCCGACGGCAGTAGCTTCGTCGCCTACCGAGTGATCTCAGGTGTGGCGCTCACAACCGGAGACCCGGTCGGTCCACGGGACCGACTGCGCGAGAACGTCGTCGACTTCGCCGAATTCGCTTCGGAGAACGGATGGATACCGTGTTTCTACTCGGTGACGCCCCAGGTCCGTGACATCACCGACAGTATCGGGTGGGGAGGTATTCAGGTCGGGGAGGAGACCGTTCTGGATTTGGAAAATCTGGCGTTCACCGGAAAACGCTTCCAAGACGTACGCACTGCGTTGAATCGAGCGAAGAAGGTCGGCATCGAAGCCGAATGGATCAAGTTCCCGGATGCGCCGCTTGCAATCACAGACCAGATCACGGCGATTTCGGAAGAGTGGGTGGCCGACAAAGGGATGCCCGAGATGGGCTTCACGCTCGGCGGACTCGAGGAAGTCGACGACCCACAGGTCCGCTGCCTCGTAGCCATCGACGAACACCGAACCGTGCATGGGATCACATCGTGGATGCCAGTGTACGAAGACGGAGAGATCGTCGGCTGGACACTGGATTTCATGCGACGTCGATCGGAGGGGTTCAGGCCGGCTATGGAGTTCCTGATCGCATCCGCTGCAATTCTCCTCAAGGACGAGGGAATCCGGTTCTTGAGTCTGTCCGGTGCTCCACTCGCCAAGGTGGACGACAGCGGCGCCGAATCAGATCCGACCGAGGAGGAGTTGACTTTTTCGCGGCTCTTGGACCGTTTGCTCGACGTACTGGGCAAGACACTCGAACCCGTCTACGGCTTCCGGTCGTTGCTCGCATTCAAGTCGAAGTTCCAGCCGCGGTACGAACCGATGCACATGACCTTCGCGGACCCTGCTGCATTGCCGAGCATCGGAAACGCTATCGGCCGCGCCTACCTTCCCGACGTCTCCATCGGACAGGGATACAGGTTGGTGCGCACCATGATCGAGCGCTAGCGCTACCTCGACTCAGCGCGAGCCCCGGGGGAGACCTCGACAGGGCCGCCGACTGCGCCGTAGACGTGTCGAGTGCCGATCGGAACGATCAACGGACGGTCGGAGACCGGGTCTGCGATGACGGTGGCCTCGAGTCCGAACACGTCCATCAACAGCTTCTCCGAAATCACGTCCTGCGGTCGGCCCGACTCCACGATCTTGCCCTCCGACATCACAATCAGTTGATCGCTGTAGCGGACCGCCAGGTTGAGATCGTGCAAGACCATGATGACCGTTCGGCCCATTTCCTCGTGCAATCGATCGACCAGATCGAGAACCTCGACCGAGTGCGCCAGGTCCAGATAGGTGGTCGGCTCGTCGAGCAGGAGTATGTCTGTGCCCTGTGCCAGCGCCATGGATATCCAGGCTCGCTGCCGCTGACCTCCGGAGAGTTCGTCGACCGGCCGGTCCGCGAGATCCTCGACACCGGTCAACTGCAGCGCACTCGCTACCTCGGACTCGTCGTCGGAACTCCATTGGCGGATCCACGACTGATGGGGGTGCCGGCCCCTCGACACGAGGTCGCCGACGGTCAATCCTTCGGGTGCGGTCGGGGCCTGCGGCAGCATTCCGAGCACTCGCGCCACCTCTTTCGTCCGCATCGACGAAATGGCTTTGCCGTCGAGAATCACCTTGCCGCCCTTGGGCTTGAGCAATCGACCGAGTGCGCGGAGTAGTGTGCTCTTTCCGCAGCCGTTCGGCCCGATCACGGTCGTGATGACACCGGTGTGGACCTTCAAATCCAGGTTCTCGACGATGATGCGGTCGCCGTAGCCCAGCGACAGGTCCTCGGCTATGAGACGAGACGGCTCTGTCCGCGCTTCTTCTGTCCGCGCTTCTTCTTTCAGTGTCATGCGGAAACCTTTCGATTACTACGGACGAGCAGATAGAGAAGAAACGGTCCGCCCAGGGCAGAGGTCACGATTCCCACCGGCAACTCGACCGGGAGGATGGTCCGGGCAATGAGGTCGCTGCCGACGACGAGCAGTCCGCCCATGAGGGCGGATGCGATGATCGGCGGACCAGGAGTTCGCAAGAGGCGCAGCGCGATCTGCGGAGCTGCGAGCGCGACGAAACCGATCGGGCCGGCAGCAGCGGTGGCGATGGCGGCCAGGGCGACCGCCGCGAGCAGCAGTGATGCCTGCCCGTACTGCAGACGTACACCGAGCGAGCGGGCATTGTCGTCACCGAGTCTGAGCGCGCCGAGCGTGAAAGTGGAGACAACGGCAACTCCGCCGACCAGAACGAGAGCTACGAGAACCGGCCATACGGTGTTCCAGTTGGCGCCGTTCAGAGAACCGGTCAGCCACAGTTGCGCTCGGGACACGTCATTGATGTCGGCACTGATCAGCAGCCAACCGATCACAGCCGTGAGCATGGCGTTGATCGCGATCCCGACGAGGATCAATCGGAACCCCTCGACGCCGCGCTTCCAGGCAAGCGCATAGATCAGCACCGCGGTCACAATGCCACCGAGCAGAGCAGCGAGCGGGAGACCGAGGGTGGCGAGGATCCCGGCGAGCGAGCCGCCACCGAGCACGATCATCGCGACAGCCGCAGCGCTGGCTCCTGCGGTGATGCCGAGGATATCCGGGCTTGCCAGCGAGTTTCGGGAGATGGACTGAGTCACCGCACCGGAGATTCCGAGCGCCATCCCGACGAGCAGGCCCGTGAGAGATCGGGGAAGCCTCAGGTCCATCACGATGAACCGTTCTATCCGAGAACCGCCTCCGAAGAGCACCTCGGTCACCTCGCCGACCGACAGGGGGAAGTCACCACGTCCGATGTTGATGCAGACGACCAGGAAGAGTGCGATCAATGTGACTACGTTGATCAACACCATCAGGGGCCGCCTGACCAACGACACCGGACCGACCCGAAATGCCGGCCTCGACGGGACTCCATCATGGTGATCGCCCGGTGTCGATCTTGGCGCATCCACATTCGCGGTCACAGACTTGCCAACTTCCGACGACGTACGAGAGCGATGAAGAATGGAGCGCCGAACAGCGCGAGGACGATCCCGACCTGTAGCTCGCCAGGGCGTACGACGACGCGTCCGATCACATCCGCGATCATCAGCATGACCCCGCCCATGAGCCCGGCGTAGGGGACGAGCCACCGATAGTCGGGACCGGTGACCACCCGGGCGACGTGAGGAACGACGAGCCCTATGAACGCGATCGGACCGCAAGCTGCGGTGGCCGCGCCGGTGAGCAGGGTGATCGCGACAATTCCGATGGTCCGTGTGAGTGCGATGTTGGTCCCGAGCGATCTGGCGACGTCCTCGCCCAGGCTCATGACGTTCAGCCCAGGAGTGCTTGCCAACGCAATGAGGACACCGACAATCAGGAATGGGAGCACCTGCCACAGGATGTCGAGTCCCCGACCCGCCACCGAGCCCACTGACCAGAAGCGGTAGCCGTCGAGACTCGTCTGGTCGAGCAGAACGATCGCGTTGGTCATCGCGGCGAGAAAGAACGCGACACCGGCTCCGGCAAGTGCCAGGTTCAACGGACTCGCCTTGCCGTTGCCTATGGACGAGAGCCCGAACACCACGACGCTCGCCAACGCCGATCCGGCGAAGGCGAACCACAGATACTGACTTGGGGAATCGAAGCGAAACAAGTAGATCGACAGGACGACCAGAAATGCAGCGCCGGCGTTGAGCCCGAGGAGGCCGGCGTCGGCGAGAGGGTTTCGGGTATGCCCTTGAATGAGTGCGCCTGCGATCCCCAGAGCGATTCCGACTACGAGAGCGAGCAACGTCCGCGGGATCCGCAATGTACGCACGATGATGTCGGTGTCCGTGCCGGTCGGGGTGAGAAGTGCGTGTCCGATTTCGTCGAACGTCAGCGGCCTCGCGCCGATTGCGATGCTTGCCAGAATGGCTGCGGCCAGCGCAACCGCAAGGATGACGAGCCCGAGAATTCTGCGCTTCCGAATGCCTGCAACCGAATTATCTTGTGGGACAGGTACGAACAACTCGTGACGTGCGGTTTTCTCGCGGACGACCTCGGTAGAACTCCGCCCGATACCCAAGTGTCGAAGCAACGAGCGGCGAACACCGATCGCGTCACCGCTGTCGGCATCGCGAACGATGAGATCGGTCCATCGCTTGCCTGTGCTCTGGCCGTCCTTGCCTTCGCGGAAGCCTTGATTCCACAGAAACAGTCCAAGTGCGACCGATAGTGCGATGGAGCCGAACACGAACCGGTCCGCTTCGCCGCCGCCGTTGTCGTCTCGGAGCGAGTCGACGATCGACCATCCGATGACCAGTGGGATCAGGATGATGCCGAGATCGACGACCGTAGCCGCGATTCGAGGCGGCCACGGAGCGACACCAGTGGGTATCTGTTCCTTGGCGAAGTCCTTGTCGGGAGTCGGATGAGAACCTCCCGAACCAAGCAATGGTGCCGTCGTCACTATGCCCGTGACTCCTCACTGTGGTCAATGCGTCAAGTATTAGGTTACGGAACCCTTGTTCATTCTGCGCGTTCAGGTAAGGCAAGCCAAGCCGAATCGGTGACGCAGAAGACACTTCAGCATCTGCCGGGATCCAGCCAGGGTGGTTAGGCTAACCTATGTTGAATCGGCCCGGCGGGGTCGTCTCGTCGACGAAGGGAGTGTTCGAAGTGTCTCTTGCAACTACGACGTCCGATGCGTGGGCCGATGTGCATCGTTCGTACGGAAGCGGTCGAGAGGGAAGTCCGCTGGCGCGATCGTGCACTCGCCTGCGCTTGCTCAACCCCGACTACCCGCGGATGTACGCGGTGGCGGCGATGGCCAACGAGGGCAAACGTCGCTGGTGGCAGCTTGCGGTGGGCTTGGAAGATGGTCGGGTCGACCAGATGATCAGTCGCTCGCTCGAGGATCTCAAGGTTCCCGAGGCCGCGGCAGTTCAGGTCGCAACCGCTCTGATTCACGCGGTCGTGGGACGCGTGGCCGCACTTCTAGTGCTGGA is part of the Rhodococcus sovatensis genome and encodes:
- a CDS encoding bifunctional lysylphosphatidylglycerol flippase/synthetase MprF, which produces MVRLWSLIVFGVKGAPVSIGLLILVLGLGILALVVGGGTLHREFALGIMPIEELRLWTVLTAGLFAPGVLGYVVFVLAVFVAAAPIERRIGSAKFALSAVLTQALGAVLGLGIAALAKLFDADWGFRLHVGTAIGPTTWIVGVVMVASARMDTLWRRRIRVGLLALLITSALFSGHLQDVVRLAAAVVGLLLGPTIVGRSARGPRLAGTQREGRVLVALVVAASALGPVLAALSPDAVGPFAVLRDVVSGVPYTAAEVREICADSATDPECRTGLLELRLGGVGPTILSLMPSILLLFLADGLRRGRRFAWGATVFAQVVLLIVSIANYAIRFIEAGDDESVFYGLESPTAYRTIVPFLLPLAVLVLLVLTRKYFDVTAPRGTYRKFSAYVAGSLVGLGVLYVLGGLVGRAGFDEEPTVLGLVADFPQRLIPPVYLQWLEPRFLPDSIFTTLLFEWTGVIFWAALCLLVLGTFLTPNAGTDSDAAERARSVLMSSTGSALSWMTTWKGNSYWFSADGSSFVAYRVISGVALTTGDPVGPRDRLRENVVDFAEFASENGWIPCFYSVTPQVRDITDSIGWGGIQVGEETVLDLENLAFTGKRFQDVRTALNRAKKVGIEAEWIKFPDAPLAITDQITAISEEWVADKGMPEMGFTLGGLEEVDDPQVRCLVAIDEHRTVHGITSWMPVYEDGEIVGWTLDFMRRRSEGFRPAMEFLIASAAILLKDEGIRFLSLSGAPLAKVDDSGAESDPTEEELTFSRLLDRLLDVLGKTLEPVYGFRSLLAFKSKFQPRYEPMHMTFADPAALPSIGNAIGRAYLPDVSIGQGYRLVRTMIER
- the gndA gene encoding NADP-dependent phosphogluconate dehydrogenase, which codes for MTSGVDSSELAQIGVTGLAVMGSNIARNFARNGHTVALHNRSIAKTDALLAEHGSEGKFIRTETIEEFVAALQKPRRVLIMVKAGDPTDAVIEELAGAMEEGDIIIDGGNALYTDTIRREASLKQRGLLFVGAGISGGEEGALNGPSIMPGGPVDSYKALGPLLESIAAQVDGTPCCTHIGPDGSGHFVKMVHNGIEYADMQLIGEAYNLFRDALDYTPQQVADVFTEWNAGDLESYLVEITAEVLKQVDAKTGQPLVDVIVDAAEQKGTGRWTVKAALDLGVPVTGIAEAVFARALSGSRSQRKAAVGLASGTLAAKPSDAEQFTHDISRALYASKIVAYAQGFDQIAAGSAEYDWNLHPGDLATIWRGGCIIRARFLNRIKDAYDDNADLPSLILAPYFRDAIEDAIDSWRRVVITAASLGIPVPAFASSLAYYDALRAERLPAALTQGQRDFFGAHTYERIDSEGKFHTLWSGDRSEIQA
- a CDS encoding DEAD/DEAH box helicase; the encoded protein is MTHAVSTSTSTPATTDAVSDSPVVTFAELGLPEPVVAALARNSITVPSPIQAKALPDAIAGKNVLGRAQTGSGKTLAFGLPILARLALHTDRPAAKRPRALVLVPTRELAFQVVESLAPYAGAQGLTVRAAVGGTPFNKQVEQLRRGVDVLVATPGRLADHLRQGTCVLDSIEITALDEADQMADMGFLPEVRAVLADTPADGQRMLFSATLDREVQSLVRQFLPDHVEHSTQDGKASVRTMDHYMLMVDRGQKDVVLSEIGARDGRTIMFARTKLGCDGITDRLRALGIAAESLHGGKAQNQRTRVLERFKNGRTPVLVATDVAARGIHVDGIDLVVHVDPPADHKDYLHRAGRTARAGEKGTVVAIVLPNQRRQVQKLTGMAGVKATSVNVASGSAELSSITGAKKPTGEPLRAESSAPRDRRDSRPRTGGYQGDRPRTGGYQGDRPRTGGYQGDRPRTGGYQGDRPRTGGYQGDRPRTGGYQGDRPRTGGYQGDRPRTGGYQGDRPRTGGYQGSDDRRQSAVVREDTRSGGFRSRTDRREYDGFDGPARNR
- a CDS encoding BlaI/MecI/CopY family transcriptional regulator — its product is MAGLGELERAVMDHLWDSSEPQTVRQVHEALAAHRELAYTTVMTVLQRLAKKQLVVQQRDDRAHRYVPLHSRDELVASLMVDALSQAPESGGRAAALVHFVGQVGADEAAALREALAALEVAQSGGHPSSPNEDRQSD
- a CDS encoding alpha/beta hydrolase; this translates as MNWVVSLSLVSDTTSWVTVFLGLLGAIWLVICSKRWYLLRALPICIALATVLAMALYFIVEKVWRPFPDPIEPEIYAWIGVALGAVALVVPRVMASGRTLTKVVSVVAAILVVVAASAQINLVFSAYPTLGTLVGVEDVDRVDLGELPGPQSDPVTGDPLDSAWSAPESMPTEGKLTSVSIPPTASGFSARPAEVYLPPAYFTDPRPLLPVLVLLAGQPGEPEDWLNGGMLANTMDAFARDHAGLAPVVVVADGTGSTLANPLCVDSPLGNVDTYLSKDVPDWINSTLQVNPDRRSWIIGGLSYGGTCSIQLATNHPDVYPTFLDLSGQAEPTLGDRGRTVADAFGGNDAAFVAVNPMDLLKTKKYPNSGGAFVVGADDNDYRPGQQAMYNAAKAAGMDVRYLEVPGGHSFAVWSEGLKQELPWLMQRVGLIS
- a CDS encoding M56 family metallopeptidase produces the protein MNSTTALVFAVLALLLTGPVPAVLSHATWPYRAPRAALVLWQAIAVAAVFSAFSSGLAIGGLLLVPGPDGKPTTAPTDEIEALGLPLWILYVVVLAITLGIGAKLMFSVVQVAIRTRRRRARHRVLVDLLDRSSSTGRPFPGVRDADIRVLDAVEPIAYCLPGLRQRVVLSEGVLTNLSRAELKAILSHERSHLRSRHDLVLEAFTAVNEAFPRIVRSKSALGSVQLLVELLADDSAVKVTGPTPLARALVTCAGSTAPRGALAAGGPSTLIRVQRLSGPRVDLRTSVAAYGAAAIILVVPTIFVAMPWLEELKRLMSHG